A genomic stretch from Penicillium digitatum chromosome 4, complete sequence includes:
- a CDS encoding Cell division control protein Cdc4, putative: MTSYAPSSLQISEVDSALTDHNASVPAPSYATHSPGSRFIHPRKREMDEREELIQGPSNAAIGQFTFAPATRTTVVTTTTTTTTSFPPLTINPPRAVKDLDARQYPLASSPTPAALRSLKFKIGNKSIIFNEPEDTTNAAAEYKEKTEALISSNGQIRSVNSFISEGENPTRRLTPPRLASQPSSYPFNSRRRAVSPVALFDRPSILPRTRPSRVPSEPITRRTRQSGVGSTHLAAGLATPDTENSQGGLGENTAPRPRIHSSVFPRRDPPLPSPLSSEIGAKRLHTSNQNSYLQNALSGIGSNSETQESQATEADESCSTAHESASFSHDTTYGTQESASQERPELISQSQLSAIDNAMAQDMCLPSPSLSPVAAMNALHGESAFESEGLDVDTDSSLDHNVSHFSKALRLQDADETRENGHSLTNSHSPTSLLDIPKVLEFFDSVPDEVKTYLMYQFLRRCPKPTLHFVADVVNPTLKCDFLALLPLELSLNIVKYLDVQTMCRAAQVSKRWRHITNSDEKSWKNLLARDGYHLSDGELERAIRQGWGWQLSSGPEDHEEDLSLVALSRGDLEASPVPSMAGPSSRSPLGSLSINRRGKRKANTRASSRKLAKRKVSSSGGDIADPDWRKDIAASEAPYAAANAAAAAVPYAEVGLPSLRGLFLFKVLYRRHVAIHKGWMQPDVKPQHIAFRAHDRHVVTCLQFDAEKVLTGSDDTNINVYDTKTGALQATLEGHEGGVWALEYHGNTLVSGSTDRSVRVWDIERARCTQIFHGHTSTVRCLQIVLPAEVGKDADGQPEIMPKEPLIITGSRDSNLRVWKLPKSGDPVYYQSGPTVDDASCPYFMRVLSGHQHSVRAIAAHGDTLVSGSYDCTVKVWKISTGQTLHTLQGHSMKVYSVVLDHKRNRCISGAMDHLVKVWSLDDGAVLYNLEGHTSLVGLLALEHDFLVSAAADSTLRIWDSVHGHCKNTLSAHTGAITCFQHDGQKVISGSDRTLKMWDVRNGECVRDLLTDLSGVWQVKFNDRRCVAAVQRDNLTYIEVLDFGAARDGVPESKLAKRIVVNRRGQEVLGGIEDDDDLSD; encoded by the exons ATGACTTCATACGCTCCCAGCTCCCTTCAAATATCTGAAGTTGACTCGGCTTTGACCGACCACAACGCGTCCGTGCCTGCACCCTCTTATGCGACCCACAGCCCCGGATCTCGATTCATTCATCCTCGAAAACGCGAAATGGACGAAAGAGAGGAGCTGATCCAAGGGCCATCAAACGCGGCTATCGGACAATTTACCTTTGCCCCTGCTACCCGAACTACAGTGGTCACGACCACTACAACCACGACGACCTCCTTCCCGCCTTTGACAATCAACCCCCCGCGAGCCGTCAAGGATCTGGATGCCCGACAATACCCTCTCGCCTCATCTCCGACTCCAGCGGCCCTAAGAAGCCTCAAGTTCAAGATTGGCAACAAGTCGATCATCTTCAACGAGCCCGAGGATACCACAAACGCTGCCGCTGAG TACAAGGAGAAAACCGAGGCGTTGATATCCTCAAATGGCCAGATTCGCTCCGTGAATTCTTTCATTTCCGAGGGCGAGAACCCCACTCGGCGTCTGACCCCTCCGAGATTAGCGAGCCAACCTTCTAGCTACCCTTTCAACTCTCGCCGTCGCGCTGTCTCCCCCGTCGCGCTATTTGATCGACCCTCTATCCTTCCACGAACTCGCCCGTCACGGGTTCCTTCGGAACCCATTACACGTAGAACTCGCCAAAGTGGCGTGGGATCAACTCATCTTGCCGCTGGCCTTGCCACGCCGGACACCGAAAACAGCCAGGGGGGACTTGGTGAAAATACGGCTCCAAGACCGAGAATCCATAGCTCTGTGTTTCCGCGCAGGGATCCTCCTTTGCCGTCACCTCTCTCCTCTGAAATTGGAGCTAAACGCTTACACACTTCCAACCAAAATTCCTATTTGCAGAATGCATTGTCAGGGATTGGATCAAATTCCGAAACTCAAGAGTCTCAGGCTACGGAAGCGGATGAGAGTTGCTCAACTGCACACGAATCGGCTTCTTTCAGTCACGACACAACATATGGAACCCAGGAATCTGCATCGCAAGAAAGACCCGAGCTTATATCTCAATCTCAACTGTCGGCCATAGACAATGCCATGGCGCAAGATATGTGTCTCCCAAGCCCCAGTCTCTCGCCGGTCGCTGCTATGAATGCCCTCCATGGCGAATCAGCCTTCGAGTCAGAAGGGCTTGACGTTGATACAGACTCCAGCCTAGATCACAATGTCTCACATTTTTCTAAAGCTTTGCGGCTCCAGGATGCAGATGAGACCCGGGAGAATGGCCATTCTCTTACAAACTCACATTCACCTACCTCCTTATTAGATATTCCCAAGGTGTTGGAGTTCTTTGATTCGGTGCCTGATGAGGTCAAAACGTATCTCATGTATCAATTCCTTCGGAGATGTCCTAAACCTACCCTCCATTTCGTGGCCGATGTGGTTAATCCGACTTTGAAGTGCGACTTTCTGGCTCTTCTGCCACTTGAGCTCAGTCTCAACATCGTCAAATACCTTGACGTTCAGACTATGTGCCGTGCCGCGCAGGTGTCGAAGAGGTGGAGGCACATCACGAATTCTGATGAAAAGAGCTGGAAGAACCTCCTTGCCCGGGATGGATATCATCTCTCAGATGGAGAACTGGAACGGGCTATACGACAGGGATGGGGATGGCAGTTGTCCAGCGGTCCTGAAGATCACGAGGAAGATCTCAGCCTTGTGGCCCTATCCAGGGGGGATTTGGAGGCGTCTCCTGTCCCTTCGATGGCGGGTCCCAGCAGCAGAAGCCCTCTAGGGTCTCTGTCAATCAACCGACGAGGTAAACGGAAGGCAAACACGCGTGCTTCAAGCCGCAAGCTTGCCAAGCGGAAGGTCTCATCCAGTGGAGGAGATATCGCCGATCCAGACTGGAGGAAAGATATTGCTGCATCTGAGGCCCCATACGCCGCTGCCAAcgctgcagctgcagccgTGCCCTATGCTGAAGTGGGTCTACCCTCGCTCCGTGggctcttcctcttcaaagTCCTCTACCGTCGCCATGTTGCCATTCACAAGGGATGGATGCAACCGGATGTCAAGCCACAACATATCGCTTTCCGCGCTCATGACCGCCATGTCGTTACTTGCCTGCAATTTGATGCTGAAAAGGTTCTTACGGGAAGCGATGACACGAACATCAACGTGTACGACACTAAAACAGGTGCGCTGCAGGCAACGTTGGAGGGCCACGAGGGTGGAGTGTGGGCTCTTGAATATCATGGCAACACGCTAGTCTCCGGTTCCACCGACCGCTCAGTACGAGTCTGGGACATCGAGCGAGCCAGGTGCACTCAGATCTTCCACGGCCACACCTCCACCGTTCGATGCTTGCAAATCGTCCTGCCTGCCGAGGTCGGTAAAGATGCAGATGGCCAGCCTGAGATCATGCCCAAAGAACCATTGATCATTACTGGGTCTCGTGACTCAAACCTTCGGGTGTGGAAGCTTCCCAAATCCGGTGACCCAGTCTACTATCAGAGTGGTCCTACAGTGGATGACGCTAGCTGTCCATACTTCATGCGTGTGCTCTCCGGCCATCAGCACTCTGTTCGTGCAATTGCAGCCCACGGTGATACGCTTGTGAGTGGTAGTTACGATTGTACGGTGAAGGTCTGGAAGATTTCCACCGGACAGACTTTGCATACTCTGCAGGGTCACTCAATGAAAGTATATAGTGTGGTTCTTGACCATAAGCGCAATCGTTGCATCAGTGGAGCCATGGACCACTTGGTCAAGGTGTGGTCACTAGACGATGGCGCCGTCCTATACAACCTCGAAGGTCATACCTCGCTCGTTGGTCTGCTCGCCTTGGAGCACGATTtccttgtctcggctgccGCTGATTCCACCCTCCGAATATGGGACTCTGTGCACGGCCACTGCAAGAACACCTTGAGTGCACACACCGGAGCCATCACCTGCTTCCAGCATGATGGACAGAAGGTTATCTCCGGGTCCGATCGGACACTGAAGATGTGGGATGTACGAAACGGCGAGTGTGTTCGAGACCTCCTCACAGACCTCAGTGGCGTGTGGCAGGTCAAGTTTAATGACCGGAGATGTGTTGCTGCGGTCCAACGTGATAACTTGACCTACATCGAA GTTCTCGACTTTGGTGCTGCACGGGATGGAGTCCCGGAAAGCAAGCTTGCGAAACGCATTGTCGTCAACCGACGTGGGCAGGAGGTCCTCGGCGGAATCGAAGATGACGACGACTTGTCTGACTGA
- a CDS encoding GTP binding protein (EngB), putative codes for MMNSIPVWNSIPVCRHSASRISLYTTIRALSSSSNPNSKRELKDLTPSDLCYYWDTRAPKEDQLAFADKVFTPSRHSPLKLWSAAKFRTTPFASVEPEVAFLGRSNVGKSSLLNAIMGQEICWTSSKPGRTREMNAFGIGGTKGGESKVVLLDMPGYGKASRSEWGAEIMKYLQGRKQLRRAFLLIDSTHGIKQTDAEILRLFRHHAIPHQIILSKVDKFLVRQLKQIKTGVTPANIERLQLLLQGIKPIVQPDPRASEGPGSLGEILTCSAEAKIGPGRALGIDAVRWSILSAAGIDGSLQGGQLAVSPAAEATLS; via the exons ATGATGAACTCAATACCAGTCTGGAACTCAATACCAGTCTGCAGACACTCTGCATCCAGGATATCATTATATACAACAATACGGGCCctatcctcatcctcaaatCCCAATTCTAAGCGCGAACTCAAAGACCTCACCCCGTCCGACCTCTGCTACTACTGGGATACTAGAGCGCCCAAAGAGGATCAGCTAGCCTTCGCCGACAAGGTCTTCACGCCATCGCGTCACTCACCGCTCAAACTCTGGTCTGCAGCCAAATTCCGCACGACACCATTTGCATCAGTCGAGCCGGAAGTCGCATTCTTAGGCCGGTCAAATGTCGGCAAGAGCTCACTGCTGAACGCAATAATGGGACAGGAGATTTGCTGGACATCATCAAAACCGGGCCGGACGAGGGAAATGAACGCGTTCGGGATTGGTGGTACAAAGGGCGGCGAGTCGAAGGTTGTGCTGCTTGACATGCCAGGATACGGAAAGGCGAGTCGGTCCGAGTGGGGAGCGGAGATTATGAAGTATCTCCAGGGACGGAAACA ACTCCGTCGCGCGTTCCTCCTTATCGACAGTACGCACGGGATCAAGCAAACAGACGCCGAGATTCTTAGACTGTTCCGACACCATGCAATCCCACACCAGATCATTCTATCCAAAGTCGACAAGTTCCTCGTTAGGCAATTGAAGCAGATAAAGACCGGGGTCACACCCGCCAATATCGAGCGGTTACAGCTCTTGCTCCAGGGCATCAAACCGATTGTACAGCCAGATCCGCGGGCTTCAGAGGGACCTGGGTCTTTGGGTGAAATTTTGACTTGTAGTGCCGAGGCAAAGATTGGACCTGGCCGGGCGCTGGGAATCGATGCTGTTCGTTGGTCGATTTTATCTGCTGCTGGGATCGATGGGAGCTTGCAGGGTGGTCAGCTTGCTGTGTCGCCTGCTGCAGAGGCCACTTTGTCATGA